One region of Candidatus Krumholzibacteriia bacterium genomic DNA includes:
- a CDS encoding T9SS type A sorting domain-containing protein, translated as MKRLLTALLCACALSTAVPPAAPHAASHLDGLTLIVVDAPDITALHAARTLVESHGGTVGVMLPPSILLGWVDGTAAASLVGADGIRDIRWTESAPAELGVSDETSIRALDAFNAIVSGRHEQARRAEAAAGGEAPAARVARVADGITRPDLDTHEVLANLGAAGLDEDALAGMGFSPQEALGNSDAMTGTVALTVFLVESDGSGADPDLFTWTLEDMQKYVNSSVDGLLWWVARADGYRDCHVTFMVNYHSAFDPRCQQWVEPSTHNAGFVSTWSSNVMGNFGFNSGSHFSRVTAFNTWQRTTYQTNRAYSAFIAYNPPGGPQSFADGGYAFAWVYGPYFWSLFRTVGWTRDVVVSHETGHIFGACDEYVGGCSSCFEVCDLQNTPNANCEACNPDSRGCMMRSNENALCQYTRGMIGWDAVTPCGPAPPAPLPAPSLSMVSPGGGLVGGETTITLTGANFVAGAQADLGPGVFVHETVLVNSTTLSVWLSVLNATPAGPLDVQVRNPDGQVATLAGAFEVLPTLRHYYAPGGGNQFPYTSPGTAAAVLADAIGAAASGDTVLVPGMTISNFAIVINKGVVLQGAWDPAFTTRDLVAGRTVLDLNGMVDFLNASGGGLDGFILQNGEGRFDVVPFTARFAGAVRVLNSNVSLRNCEIRDSSPQTPTEIGYGGALFAYQSTIVIDDCDIHDNTASRGGAAYLEACTGVISNTTFTDNIGIVTGSANPEGAGLYLVGCSDLAIDNCTISGSVGGQNGGAILAESCTNINVTGGAFQHNSAASGGGAIQFKATTGSITGARIAHNTALLAGGVWLTTGSSGTISQCTIAWNTAAFGGGLLSDAASLNLDHNLFVGNSASAVIGGAGLSGATSGSVIGNTFDRNGAPSSAGGLSLSSCSVPVFNNIVANSTGIGISCSGTPVTYMGSNNVWNSTAADYDACAPGTGTISQDPVFADTSSGDYHLAVNSPCIDRGRPDPAFNDPDGSRGDMGRYGSHAFAMDQPVYPRNVSIESATLRWDANPEPDVIQYAVYCDTLSGFTPGTGNLLAIVAAPDTFLSIGVSDTLCYRVSAVDAFGYGSGYSDEACAGSATAAGGSPRPAVTQLLPNVPNPFNPTTSIRFELAAAGRVRLAVYDVSGAEVVTLVDGVRTPGLHSVAWNGTDRRGARVASGVYFYRLESAAISQTRKMVLLK; from the coding sequence GTGAAGAGACTGCTCACCGCCCTGTTGTGCGCCTGCGCGTTATCCACCGCCGTCCCGCCGGCCGCACCACACGCAGCCTCCCACCTGGACGGCCTCACCCTGATCGTCGTCGACGCACCGGACATCACGGCCTTGCACGCGGCGCGCACCCTGGTGGAGTCGCACGGCGGCACCGTGGGCGTCATGCTACCGCCGTCGATTCTCCTGGGATGGGTGGATGGGACCGCGGCCGCATCCCTGGTGGGCGCGGACGGCATACGCGACATCCGCTGGACGGAGAGCGCGCCCGCCGAGCTGGGCGTTTCCGACGAGACCAGCATCCGGGCATTGGACGCGTTCAACGCCATCGTGAGCGGGCGCCACGAACAGGCGCGGCGTGCAGAAGCAGCAGCCGGCGGCGAGGCGCCCGCCGCGCGTGTCGCGCGGGTTGCCGACGGGATCACCCGCCCCGACCTCGACACGCACGAGGTGCTCGCCAACCTCGGCGCGGCGGGCCTGGACGAGGACGCGCTGGCCGGCATGGGCTTCTCGCCGCAGGAAGCCCTGGGCAACAGCGACGCCATGACGGGGACAGTTGCGCTGACCGTCTTCCTGGTGGAGAGCGACGGCAGTGGCGCCGACCCGGACCTCTTCACCTGGACACTGGAAGACATGCAGAAGTACGTGAACTCCAGCGTCGACGGACTCCTGTGGTGGGTGGCACGCGCGGACGGCTACCGGGACTGCCACGTGACGTTCATGGTGAACTACCACTCGGCGTTCGATCCCCGCTGTCAGCAGTGGGTGGAACCGTCCACGCACAACGCCGGGTTCGTGTCCACGTGGTCGAGCAACGTGATGGGCAACTTCGGATTCAACTCGGGCAGTCACTTCAGCCGCGTGACGGCGTTCAACACCTGGCAACGCACCACCTACCAGACCAACCGCGCCTACTCCGCCTTCATCGCCTACAACCCCCCGGGCGGCCCGCAGTCGTTCGCCGACGGCGGATACGCCTTTGCGTGGGTGTACGGGCCCTACTTCTGGAGCCTGTTCCGAACCGTGGGATGGACGCGGGACGTGGTGGTGTCACACGAGACGGGGCATATCTTTGGCGCGTGCGACGAATACGTCGGCGGCTGCTCGAGTTGTTTCGAGGTGTGCGACCTGCAGAACACGCCCAACGCCAACTGCGAGGCCTGCAATCCCGACTCACGCGGCTGCATGATGCGCAGCAACGAGAACGCGCTGTGTCAGTACACGCGCGGCATGATCGGCTGGGACGCGGTGACCCCGTGCGGCCCGGCGCCTCCGGCGCCGCTTCCCGCCCCTTCCCTGTCGATGGTCAGTCCCGGCGGCGGGCTGGTGGGTGGCGAAACCACCATTACCCTGACCGGCGCCAACTTCGTCGCCGGTGCGCAGGCGGACCTCGGACCCGGCGTGTTCGTGCACGAGACGGTGCTGGTGAATTCCACCACGTTGTCGGTGTGGCTGTCGGTGCTCAACGCCACGCCGGCCGGCCCGCTGGACGTTCAGGTGCGAAACCCGGACGGACAGGTGGCAACCCTCGCCGGCGCCTTCGAGGTGCTGCCGACGCTGCGTCACTACTACGCCCCCGGCGGAGGAAACCAGTTCCCCTACACCTCACCGGGCACGGCAGCCGCCGTGCTCGCTGACGCCATCGGCGCGGCCGCCAGCGGCGACACAGTATTGGTACCCGGCATGACCATCTCGAATTTCGCTATCGTCATCAACAAGGGTGTCGTGCTGCAGGGCGCGTGGGATCCCGCCTTCACCACGCGCGATCTCGTGGCGGGCAGGACGGTGCTGGACCTCAACGGCATGGTGGACTTCCTGAACGCCAGCGGCGGGGGTCTGGACGGCTTCATCCTGCAAAACGGCGAGGGACGCTTCGACGTGGTGCCCTTCACTGCGCGCTTCGCCGGGGCGGTGCGTGTTCTCAACTCCAATGTCTCCCTGCGCAACTGCGAGATCCGTGACAGCTCCCCGCAGACGCCCACAGAAATCGGATACGGGGGCGCGTTGTTCGCCTATCAATCCACGATCGTCATCGACGACTGTGATATTCACGACAACACGGCGTCGCGCGGCGGCGCCGCCTATCTGGAAGCCTGCACGGGCGTCATTTCCAACACGACGTTCACCGACAACATCGGTATCGTCACCGGCTCGGCCAATCCCGAGGGCGCGGGGCTGTACCTGGTCGGGTGCTCCGACCTCGCCATCGACAACTGCACCATCAGCGGGAGCGTGGGCGGCCAGAACGGCGGCGCGATCCTGGCCGAGAGTTGTACAAACATTAATGTCACCGGCGGCGCGTTCCAGCACAACAGCGCGGCATCCGGCGGCGGTGCAATCCAGTTCAAGGCGACAACCGGCAGCATCACCGGGGCGCGCATCGCGCACAACACCGCCCTGCTGGCGGGCGGCGTGTGGTTGACCACCGGTTCGAGCGGGACCATCAGCCAGTGCACCATCGCATGGAATACGGCCGCCTTTGGTGGCGGGCTGTTGAGCGACGCGGCCTCGCTCAACCTGGATCACAACCTGTTCGTTGGAAACAGCGCGTCTGCCGTGATCGGCGGGGCCGGCTTGAGCGGAGCTACATCGGGATCCGTGATTGGAAATACCTTCGACCGCAACGGCGCGCCGAGTTCCGCGGGCGGACTGAGTCTCTCCAGCTGCAGTGTGCCGGTGTTCAACAACATCGTTGCCAACTCCACCGGCATCGGGATCTCGTGCAGTGGGACGCCAGTAACGTACATGGGAAGCAACAACGTGTGGAACTCCACCGCGGCCGACTACGACGCGTGCGCACCGGGCACAGGGACGATCTCGCAGGACCCCGTGTTCGCCGACACCAGCAGCGGCGACTACCACCTCGCCGTCAATTCGCCGTGTATCGACCGCGGGCGCCCCGACCCGGCCTTCAACGACCCGGATGGATCGCGCGGCGACATGGGCCGCTATGGGTCGCACGCGTTCGCCATGGACCAGCCGGTTTATCCCAGGAATGTGAGCATCGAATCGGCCACCCTGCGCTGGGACGCCAACCCGGAGCCCGACGTCATCCAGTACGCCGTGTACTGCGACACGCTGAGCGGTTTCACGCCCGGAACCGGCAACTTGCTGGCGATTGTCGCGGCGCCGGACACGTTCCTCTCCATCGGCGTGTCGGACACGCTGTGCTACCGCGTGAGCGCGGTGGACGCATTCGGCTATGGGAGCGGCTACTCCGACGAGGCGTGCGCGGGCAGCGCGACCGCGGCGGGCGGGTCTCCCCGGCCGGCCGTCACGCAGTTGCTCCCCAACGTTCCCAACCCGTTCAACCCCACCACCAGCATCCGCTTCGAGCTGGCGGCCGCGGGCCGCGTGCGGCTGGCGGTGTACGACGTGTCCGGGGCCGAGGTCGTCACCCTGGTCGACGGCGTGCGCACACCGGGCCTGCACAGCGTCGCCTGGAACGGGACCGATCGCCGCGGTGCGCGGGTCGCCTCGGGCGTGTACTTTTACCGCCTGGAGAGTGCAGCCATCTCGCAGACCCGCAAGATGGTTCTCCTCAAGTGA
- a CDS encoding porin family protein, protein MAHSLLLASFALAITAASVNGAEPDSTQVAAAGASGSAVTPPTAPATGDGLVYLVPELQTERYTVSDDRDRFKHRIAFSPGVGKLGTNDLFSFRASYSPNTWLAYEVAFGHNPAEGLHALMHTFSVQLRYPLPWRLQPYGTVGYGMETVYPGQAINADPVTKNTLTYGGGLEFYIRNDVALRGEIRGATVLGQELGRDGTVAYDYREYTIGFAFYRSLGS, encoded by the coding sequence GTGGCACATTCACTTCTTCTCGCGAGTTTCGCGCTGGCGATCACCGCGGCTTCCGTCAACGGCGCCGAGCCGGATTCGACGCAAGTCGCGGCCGCCGGCGCTTCGGGATCGGCGGTCACACCGCCCACCGCACCCGCCACCGGCGACGGGCTCGTCTACCTGGTGCCCGAGCTGCAGACGGAGCGCTACACGGTCAGCGACGATCGGGATCGCTTCAAGCACCGCATCGCCTTCAGCCCCGGGGTGGGCAAGCTGGGCACCAACGATCTCTTTTCGTTCCGTGCATCGTACAGCCCCAACACCTGGCTGGCGTACGAGGTGGCGTTCGGCCACAACCCGGCCGAGGGCCTGCACGCGCTCATGCACACCTTCAGCGTGCAACTGCGTTACCCGCTGCCGTGGCGCCTGCAGCCCTACGGAACGGTGGGCTACGGAATGGAGACGGTCTATCCGGGACAGGCCATCAACGCCGACCCGGTCACCAAGAACACGCTCACTTACGGTGGCGGTCTCGAGTTCTACATCAGAAATGACGTCGCCCTGCGCGGAGAGATTCGCGGGGCAACCGTCCTCGGGCAGGAGCTCGGCAGGGACGGCACGGTGGCCTACGACTACCGTGAGTACACCATCGGCTTTGCCTTCTACAGGAGTCTGGGAAGCTAG
- a CDS encoding putative metal-dependent hydrolase: MEDARYPIGRFDPPRPISFQRIQQAVDAIATLPSELRAAVAGLDEAKLDTRYRDGGWTVRQVVHHLADSHMNAYARMRLAVTEDNPTIKPYDEAAWAELADAKAAPVDLSLVLLDSLHARWVMFLRSLKEAGFRRPLFHPESGDMMLDVVVLLYEWHGRHHVAHIKSLRARSGW; this comes from the coding sequence ATGGAAGATGCCCGCTATCCCATCGGCCGCTTCGATCCGCCCCGGCCCATTTCCTTTCAGCGCATCCAGCAGGCCGTCGACGCCATCGCGACGCTGCCGTCGGAGCTGCGTGCCGCCGTGGCAGGGCTCGACGAAGCGAAGCTGGACACCCGCTACCGCGACGGTGGCTGGACGGTGCGCCAGGTGGTACACCATCTTGCCGACAGCCACATGAACGCCTATGCGCGCATGCGCCTGGCTGTGACCGAAGACAACCCCACCATCAAACCGTACGACGAGGCGGCGTGGGCCGAACTGGCCGATGCGAAGGCTGCGCCGGTGGACCTGTCGCTCGTGCTGCTCGACTCGCTGCACGCGCGCTGGGTCATGTTTCTTCGCTCGCTCAAGGAGGCCGGTTTCCGCCGTCCCCTCTTTCATCCCGAGAGCGGCGATATGATGCTCGATGTCGTGGTCCTGCTCTACGAGTGGCACGGACGCCACCACGTGGCGCACATTAAATCGCTGCGCGCGCGCAGCGGTTGGTAA
- a CDS encoding FAD:protein FMN transferase: MKPAAVIAILLIIVTSPACGGEARPVVFRTQTMGTWASLTMVTADSAAVADLALESLLVLHRIDSLMSNWTQSSEVARINREAGRAPTTVHPEVADVIGTAVRISRESEGAFDITVEPLVRLWGFLDGTPHVPPQAEIERALQRVGSDKLVFDAAARTISFARDDVRIDLGGIAKGYGADRVADALRAGGVTDALVDLSGNMRAIGNAATHPGWNVGIRDPAGVYAMLGKIVLHDDAVATSGDYEQFVDADGKRHGHILDPRTGWSARGLSSVTIVAADAMTADAWATALFVLGPEAARKTARANSEILAVLIEPAADGKTIIWVEESLRGRFNREASLPPSFTTRYF, encoded by the coding sequence ATGAAGCCCGCAGCGGTCATCGCCATCCTCCTCATTATAGTGACTTCGCCCGCCTGCGGCGGCGAAGCGAGGCCCGTGGTCTTCCGGACCCAGACCATGGGCACGTGGGCGTCGCTCACCATGGTGACCGCCGACTCCGCCGCGGTGGCCGACCTGGCCCTCGAGAGTCTGCTCGTGCTGCACCGCATCGATTCCCTCATGAGCAACTGGACGCAATCGAGCGAAGTTGCGCGCATCAACCGGGAGGCGGGGCGGGCGCCGACCACCGTTCACCCCGAGGTCGCCGATGTGATCGGCACCGCGGTGCGCATCTCGCGCGAGAGTGAAGGCGCCTTCGACATCACCGTGGAACCTCTGGTCCGGCTGTGGGGATTCCTCGACGGCACCCCGCACGTGCCCCCGCAGGCGGAGATCGAGCGTGCACTGCAGCGGGTGGGCAGCGACAAGCTGGTGTTCGACGCCGCCGCGCGCACCATCTCGTTCGCGCGTGACGACGTGCGCATCGACCTGGGAGGAATCGCCAAGGGGTACGGTGCGGACCGGGTTGCCGACGCGCTCCGCGCCGGCGGCGTAACCGATGCCCTGGTGGACCTTTCCGGAAACATGCGGGCCATCGGCAACGCGGCCACGCACCCGGGATGGAACGTCGGCATCCGCGATCCGGCCGGCGTGTACGCCATGCTGGGCAAGATTGTCCTGCACGATGATGCGGTAGCGACCTCGGGCGACTACGAGCAGTTCGTGGATGCGGATGGAAAGCGCCATGGTCACATCCTGGACCCGCGCACCGGATGGTCCGCGCGTGGCCTCTCCTCGGTGACCATCGTCGCCGCCGACGCCATGACCGCCGATGCCTGGGCCACGGCACTTTTCGTCCTGGGACCGGAGGCGGCGCGAAAGACCGCCCGTGCAAACAGCGAAATTCTTGCCGTCCTCATAGAGCCCGCCGCGGACGGAAAGACCATCATTTGGGTGGAAGAATCCCTGCGCGGCCGCTTCAACCGCGAGGCGTCACTGCCGCCCTCATTCACCACCCGGTATTTCTAG
- a CDS encoding protein kinase, giving the protein MIGRSIGHYKITGAIGAGGMGEVYRGTDSRLGRDVAIKVLPPVFAQDAERMARFEREARLLASLQHANIASIYGFEEFDGTRAIAMELVEGPTLADRIARGAVPVEEALPIAKQVADALEYAHERGVIHRDLKPANIKITADGAPKVLDFGLAKALDDDPNASSSDMTKSPTLTSAGTVAGVILGTAAYMSPEQAKGKAVDRRADIFSFGVVFFEMLAGRQAFRGETVSETLASVMKDEPDWSALPSSTPPVVRDLVRRCLLKDPKQRLRDIGEARILLERVIRGDSSLSGIHHAAVEDRAVPAAKARVSIGRLVAVALPLAVVGALAGWMLHRPEPAPLFDVSLALPEGMQLDLQNASLSLSPDGRTLAIAAAGEGKDQQIWLRHLDDATMTALAGTDDGTYPTWSPDGRVIAFFANGKLKRIPAQGGVVQTLADAPEGRGIGWSPNGTIVYAPGALEGLHAISASGGAPRVLTRLEKKGATHRLPHFLPDGERLLYVVGSVELDSAAVHVVDVRDGKTRRVFECLSEARYLDPGYIAYLVDRNLVVQAFDPATLQRSGEPVPIAEAVQFNPYRYTGAFALVDRGPMLFFSGETFESSRLAWFDLDGNEVGRLGEPGAFIGAGRISPDGQRVVASMRGDRFDLWMFDIDSGVRTRFTLGPEQAVFPLWAPDGREVAYADGSARIWVQSAVGSAARRQILDMKEVSMQLIDWSRDGRDLLVDVQQTQMGSDVWTIPVSGSDEPRELLTSQATERAQEFSPDGRWVLFVSNESGMDELYAALYASPDARFQVSDRGARTGRWMPDGRSVLYVGSDGLVRRVAVDGSGERLVLGAAETVFGGRTIAGPADIAPDGQRLLVSVPEGGGSTTLRLVTDWRALVRARTAR; this is encoded by the coding sequence ATGATCGGCCGCAGCATCGGGCACTACAAGATCACCGGCGCCATCGGCGCGGGCGGCATGGGCGAAGTCTATCGCGGTACCGATTCGCGGCTGGGGCGGGATGTTGCCATCAAGGTGCTGCCGCCGGTGTTCGCGCAGGATGCCGAGCGCATGGCGCGCTTCGAGCGCGAGGCGCGGCTGCTGGCCTCGCTGCAGCACGCCAACATCGCGTCGATCTACGGATTCGAGGAGTTCGACGGCACCCGCGCCATCGCCATGGAACTGGTGGAGGGCCCCACGCTGGCCGACCGCATCGCGCGCGGTGCGGTCCCCGTGGAGGAGGCGCTTCCCATCGCGAAGCAGGTGGCCGATGCGCTGGAGTACGCGCACGAGCGCGGCGTGATCCACCGCGATCTCAAACCCGCCAACATCAAGATCACCGCCGATGGCGCACCCAAGGTGCTGGACTTCGGCCTGGCCAAGGCGCTCGACGACGACCCCAACGCGTCGTCATCCGACATGACCAAGTCGCCTACGCTCACCAGCGCGGGCACCGTGGCCGGCGTGATTCTGGGCACCGCAGCGTACATGTCGCCGGAGCAGGCCAAGGGCAAGGCGGTGGACCGCCGTGCCGACATCTTTTCCTTCGGCGTGGTGTTCTTCGAAATGCTCGCGGGCAGGCAGGCGTTTCGCGGCGAGACGGTCTCCGAGACGCTGGCGTCGGTAATGAAGGACGAGCCGGACTGGAGCGCGCTGCCCTCGTCGACACCGCCGGTGGTGAGGGACCTCGTCCGGCGCTGTCTGCTCAAGGACCCGAAGCAGCGCCTGCGCGACATCGGCGAGGCGCGCATTCTGCTGGAGCGCGTGATCCGCGGCGACAGTTCGCTCTCGGGCATTCATCACGCGGCCGTCGAGGACCGCGCGGTTCCGGCCGCGAAGGCGCGCGTCTCCATCGGGCGGTTGGTCGCGGTGGCGCTGCCGCTCGCCGTCGTGGGTGCGCTGGCCGGGTGGATGCTGCACCGCCCCGAACCCGCGCCGCTGTTCGACGTCAGCCTGGCGCTCCCCGAGGGCATGCAGCTCGATCTGCAGAACGCCTCGCTGTCGCTTTCACCCGACGGACGCACCCTCGCGATCGCCGCGGCGGGGGAGGGGAAGGACCAGCAGATCTGGCTGCGCCACCTGGACGACGCCACCATGACGGCGCTCGCCGGTACCGATGACGGGACTTATCCCACCTGGTCGCCGGACGGGCGCGTGATTGCGTTCTTCGCCAACGGCAAGCTCAAGCGCATTCCGGCGCAGGGTGGCGTGGTGCAGACGCTGGCCGACGCACCGGAGGGGCGCGGCATCGGGTGGAGTCCCAACGGGACCATCGTCTATGCGCCCGGGGCGCTGGAAGGCCTGCACGCGATCTCCGCCTCGGGAGGCGCGCCGCGCGTGCTCACCCGGCTTGAGAAAAAGGGGGCCACCCACCGTCTGCCGCACTTTTTGCCCGACGGCGAACGGCTGCTGTACGTGGTGGGCTCGGTGGAGCTCGATTCCGCGGCGGTCCATGTGGTCGATGTCCGCGACGGCAAGACGCGCCGGGTGTTCGAGTGCCTGAGCGAGGCGCGCTACCTCGACCCGGGTTACATCGCCTACCTGGTGGACCGGAACCTGGTGGTGCAGGCGTTCGATCCGGCCACGCTGCAACGCTCCGGTGAGCCGGTTCCGATTGCCGAGGCGGTGCAGTTCAACCCGTACCGCTACACCGGTGCCTTCGCGCTGGTGGATCGCGGTCCCATGCTGTTCTTCTCCGGAGAGACCTTCGAGTCGTCGCGGCTGGCGTGGTTCGACCTCGATGGCAACGAGGTCGGCCGGCTGGGTGAACCCGGCGCGTTCATCGGCGCCGGCCGGATTTCTCCCGACGGCCAACGCGTGGTGGCCAGCATGCGCGGTGATCGCTTCGACTTGTGGATGTTCGATATCGACAGCGGGGTTCGCACGCGCTTCACGCTGGGACCCGAGCAGGCAGTGTTTCCCCTCTGGGCGCCGGACGGCCGCGAGGTGGCGTACGCCGACGGCTCCGCGCGCATATGGGTGCAGTCCGCGGTCGGTTCCGCCGCGCGCCGCCAGATCCTGGACATGAAGGAAGTCTCCATGCAGCTGATCGACTGGTCCCGCGACGGCCGCGACCTGCTGGTGGATGTACAGCAGACACAGATGGGAAGCGACGTGTGGACGATACCCGTCAGCGGCAGCGACGAGCCCCGCGAGCTGCTCACATCGCAGGCCACCGAGAGGGCGCAGGAGTTCTCCCCCGACGGCCGCTGGGTACTGTTCGTTTCCAACGAATCGGGGATGGATGAACTGTACGCCGCGCTCTACGCGTCACCGGATGCGCGTTTCCAGGTGTCGGATCGCGGCGCGCGCACCGGGCGGTGGATGCCCGATGGCCGCAGCGTCCTGTACGTCGGGTCGGACGGACTGGTGCGGCGTGTCGCAGTGGACGGAAGCGGGGAACGGCTGGTGCTGGGCGCAGCCGAGACCGTGTTCGGCGGCCGGACCATTGCGGGGCCCGCCGACATCGCACCCGACGGACAGCGGTTGCTGGTCTCGGTGCCGGAGGGTGGCGGCAGCACCACGCTGCGCCTGGTCACCGACTGGCGCGCGCTGGTCAGAGCGCGCACGGCGCGCTAG
- a CDS encoding NAD(P)/FAD-dependent oxidoreductase, whose product MRERAGVIIVGAGAAGLMTAIQAARAGARDVLVLDGARKLGAKILIAGGGRCNVTHDVVDETAFAGSSRNAIRKVLRRFDAQATIAFFDGIGVELKRETTGKLFPVTDSARSVLNALLTEARRRGVEIAFPRRVNAIAPAGDAFDVSGEWGSLRAARVVIATGGKSVPKSGSDGFGYELARRLGHSITPLLTPGLVPLTLPRGHFLLKLAGITIPATIELRSGTGGRTAAFTDSTLFTHFGLSGPSVMDISRYYLHALAEDSGAALFVNFLPGTTAATLERDLIAGARSVAGVLRERLPERLARALCDDAGADPSARGDQLRRETRRALVATVCGLKLPVTGSRGYNFAEVTAGGVPLSELHLETMESRVCPGLYLVGEICDVDGRIGGFNFQWAWSSGFVAGTALARNG is encoded by the coding sequence ATGCGCGAACGGGCCGGGGTGATCATCGTGGGCGCGGGGGCGGCGGGTCTCATGACCGCCATCCAGGCGGCGCGCGCCGGCGCGCGCGACGTGCTGGTGCTGGACGGCGCCCGCAAGCTCGGCGCCAAGATCCTCATCGCGGGCGGCGGGCGTTGCAACGTGACCCACGACGTGGTGGACGAAACCGCCTTCGCCGGTTCGTCGAGGAACGCCATCCGCAAGGTGCTGCGGCGCTTCGACGCGCAGGCAACCATCGCGTTCTTCGACGGGATCGGGGTGGAACTCAAGCGCGAGACAACCGGCAAGCTGTTCCCCGTTACCGACAGCGCCCGCTCGGTACTCAACGCGCTGCTCACCGAGGCGCGCAGGCGCGGCGTGGAGATTGCGTTTCCGCGGCGCGTGAACGCCATCGCACCCGCGGGTGACGCCTTCGATGTATCGGGAGAGTGGGGCTCGCTGCGCGCCGCGCGCGTCGTCATCGCGACCGGTGGCAAGAGCGTTCCCAAGTCCGGGTCGGACGGCTTCGGATACGAGCTGGCGCGCCGTCTCGGCCACTCGATCACGCCACTGCTCACACCGGGCCTGGTGCCCCTCACCCTCCCGCGGGGACATTTTCTCCTCAAACTCGCGGGCATCACCATCCCCGCCACCATCGAACTGCGCTCGGGTACGGGCGGGCGCACGGCCGCGTTTACGGACTCCACCCTGTTCACCCATTTTGGACTCTCGGGGCCATCGGTGATGGACATCAGCCGTTACTACCTGCACGCACTGGCGGAGGATAGTGGCGCCGCGCTGTTCGTCAACTTTCTCCCCGGGACAACCGCGGCCACTCTCGAACGCGATCTGATCGCGGGCGCACGATCAGTGGCGGGCGTGCTGCGCGAGCGGCTGCCGGAACGGCTCGCGCGCGCGTTGTGCGACGATGCCGGCGCGGACCCGTCGGCGCGCGGCGACCAGCTGCGCCGCGAGACGCGCCGCGCGCTGGTGGCCACCGTCTGCGGGTTGAAGCTTCCGGTAACGGGTTCGCGCGGCTACAACTTTGCGGAAGTGACGGCGGGTGGTGTGCCGCTCTCCGAACTCCACCTGGAGACGATGGAATCACGCGTGTGTCCGGGGCTCTACCTGGTGGGCGAGATCTGCGACGTGGACGGCCGCATCGGCGGCTTCAACTTTCAGTGGGCGTGGTCCAGCGGGTTCGTGGCCGGAACCGCGCTGGCAAGGAACGGCTAG
- a CDS encoding radical SAM protein: MELPLRPTEPVRMVFARGDGSIIDHPQLLLAGVGGGDPRSIRADELIPLPRGSDLFLLPERRPIGVDPASGATAEWTGEGEDVSAVAAFLAPAWTMFLHPAYRTLPDAPPLPLFAYAAVGFADGQFWTTGIRVDEDIRQDPWRFDARRLKRQVRTRLSEMGDNLVVQQLEKCALEYGCRAAQNYFIGRHEAPIPTSVACNSKCIGCISLQPDGEFRASHDRIRRAPTPDEIARMAAGHIARVPQGVVSFGQGCEGEPLLGRELLPAAVKRIRELTPDGTINVNTNGSLPDVVDAMCREGLDAIRVSMNSARDDIYTAYYRPKKYTFDDVRETLRVMKRHDRYRSINYLVFPGLTDTDEELEAISAFVADADIDLIQMRNLNIDPELYRERLPQGTIREGFGIGAFMRRLSERFPHLRYGYFNPSRETYASWRASRTV, translated from the coding sequence ATGGAACTCCCGCTTCGCCCCACCGAGCCCGTGCGCATGGTCTTTGCCCGCGGCGACGGGTCCATCATCGACCACCCCCAGCTCCTGCTGGCCGGGGTGGGCGGTGGCGATCCCAGGTCCATCCGCGCCGACGAACTCATTCCGCTCCCGCGCGGCAGTGACCTGTTTCTGCTGCCGGAGCGCCGCCCCATTGGCGTCGACCCCGCCAGCGGTGCCACCGCAGAGTGGACCGGCGAGGGCGAGGACGTGTCCGCGGTGGCCGCGTTTCTCGCACCGGCGTGGACCATGTTCCTGCACCCCGCTTACCGTACGCTCCCGGATGCGCCGCCACTCCCCCTCTTTGCCTACGCGGCAGTCGGCTTCGCCGACGGCCAGTTCTGGACGACGGGGATCCGCGTCGACGAGGACATCCGCCAGGATCCCTGGCGTTTTGACGCGCGGCGTCTCAAGCGCCAGGTGCGCACGCGCCTCTCCGAGATGGGCGACAACCTGGTGGTGCAACAACTGGAGAAGTGCGCGCTCGAGTACGGCTGCCGCGCCGCGCAGAACTACTTCATCGGGAGGCACGAGGCCCCCATTCCCACCAGTGTCGCGTGCAACTCGAAGTGCATCGGCTGCATTTCGCTCCAGCCCGACGGCGAGTTCCGCGCCAGCCACGACCGCATCCGGCGTGCGCCCACGCCGGACGAAATCGCCCGGATGGCGGCCGGACACATTGCGCGCGTGCCGCAGGGCGTGGTGAGCTTCGGCCAGGGATGCGAGGGCGAGCCGCTGCTGGGGCGGGAACTGCTGCCCGCCGCGGTCAAGCGCATTCGTGAACTCACGCCCGACGGCACCATCAATGTGAACACCAATGGCAGCCTGCCGGACGTCGTGGACGCGATGTGCCGTGAGGGGCTCGACGCAATCCGCGTCTCGATGAACAGCGCGCGCGACGACATCTACACCGCGTACTACCGGCCGAAGAAGTACACCTTCGACGACGTGCGCGAAACGCTGCGCGTCATGAAACGGCACGACCGCTACCGTTCCATCAACTACCTCGTGTTCCCCGGCCTCACCGACACCGACGAGGAACTGGAGGCGATCTCGGCGTTCGTGGCGGACGCCGACATCGATCTCATCCAGATGCGGAACCTGAATATCGATCCCGAACTGTACCGCGAGCGCCTGCCGCAGGGCACCATCCGCGAGGGCTTCGGCATCGGCGCGTTCATGCGGCGGCTGAGCGAACGCTTCCCGCATTTGCGTTACGGCTACTTCAACCCGTCCCGGGAGACCTACGCAAGCTGGCGTGCATCCCGTACCGTCTAG